A section of the Thermodesulfobacteriota bacterium genome encodes:
- a CDS encoding ABC transporter permease translates to MLSYIIRRILYAVPILIGVNLLTALLFFRVNTPDDMARTILGEKRVTPEAIENWKRDNGYNLPAFVNTKEDGFSIVTQTIFFQKSAPLLWFDFGRSDRNNIDIGREIRERMWPSLAIAIPTFIIG, encoded by the coding sequence ATGCTCTCATACATCATAAGAAGGATACTCTACGCCGTGCCGATACTGATCGGGGTGAACCTCCTGACGGCCCTCCTCTTCTTCCGCGTCAACACGCCCGACGACATGGCGAGGACCATCCTCGGCGAGAAGCGCGTGACCCCGGAGGCGATAGAGAACTGGAAGCGCGATAACGGCTACAACCTCCCGGCCTTCGTTAACACAAAGGAAGACGGCTTCTCGATCGTAACGCAGACCATATTTTTCCAAAAGTCCGCCCCGCTCCTCTGGTTCGACTTCGGCAGGTCGGACAGGAACAACATCGACATCGGCCGGGAGATACGAGAAAGGATGTGGCCGAGCCTCGCCATAGCCATACCCACCTTTATAATCGGGAT